The Fulvivirga maritima genome segment TAGTAGAACGATATGCTAATAACCGCGTGAAGAAGGTCTGTGGCACCTATTTGGATATTGACGAAAAGAAGCGTTCTGAAATACTCAGCCAAAGAAATGAATTGCTTTTCACCCAGTTATTTGATAATTCCCCTCTGGGAATAGTGCTTTTAGATGAAAGCCATAGCGTAATGCAGGTGAATCAGGGCTTTAAGAATATGTTTGGTTTCTCTGATGAAGAAGTCATAGGGAATCAGCTTAATAGTGTGTTGGTGCCGCCTGAGCTGATGCAGGAGGCCAAAGATATCAATACCCTCACTGCCAGTGGACAAGTGGGCTTGCTGGAGTCATTCCGGTTGCATAGTGATGGCCATACCGTTCCGGTTATTATTTACGGAGTGCCAGTTTCTTTAAAAAATGAAACCATAGGCATCTATGGTATTTATGTAGACATAACGGAGCGTACAGAAGTAGAGCATGAACTGCAGATAAGAAATAATGAGCTGGATAACTTTGTCTATAAGGTGTCTCATGATTTAAGAGCACCTTTGTCTTCAATCTTAGGCCTTGTAAATCTGGCAGGGTATGAAGAAAATGAAGATGACATTCGCCAATATATCTCTTTAATAGAAAACAGGGTAAAGCAGCTCGATAGCTTTATAAATGATGTGCTCAGCCATTCTAAAAATCTAAAATTGGCGATTACTGTAGAGGCTATTGATTTTAATCAGATCGTTTCTGACTGTTTTACTAATCTTAACTATCTGCCTAAGGCGAAAGAAATTCAAAAGAAGATAGAAATATCTGATCATGCTTTTTATAGTGATAAATGGCGTATCAATGAGATCTTTCGTAATCTTATTTCAAATGCCATTAAATATCTTGACCCTGAAAAGGAGATGCACTATGTGAAAATAGAAATTGGTATTACAGATGAGATGGCCCACATTAGGTTTGAGGATAACGGAATAGGTATAGAAGAGTCTATTTTATCTAAAGTATTTGAAATGTTTTACCGGGCTACTGAGTACTCTGAGGGATCAGGAATAGGCCTTTATATTGTTAAAAATGCTATAGAGAAATTGGGTGGAGAGATCAGGCTAAGAAGTAAGCTGCATGTAGGTAGTACTTTTGATATTATGATTCCGAACAAGAATCCGGAAGGATAAGTCGCTAAAATGAGAAATAAAGCCTTATTATTGCGCTATGAAAATGCTAGAGGTAAATTCTAAGGAGCTCGCTAAGGAGTTTATAAAATTTCCGGTAAGATTATACAAAAATCATCCTACCTGGATTCGCCCATTAGATAAGGATATAGATGCCGTTTTTGATACCAAACAAAATAAGGCGTTTAGAAGTGGAGAATGTATCCGCTGGATCTTGAAAAATGATGGTGGAGAAACCATAGGCAGGATAGCAGCATTCATAAACAAAAAGACAGTAAACAAAGGCAATGATCAACCTACTGGTGGATTAGGCTTTTTTGAATGTATTAATGATAAAGAAGCTGCATTCAAGCTTTTTGATACTGGTAAAGAATGGCTCGAGGCCAAAGGAATGGAGGCCATGGATGGACCTATTAACTTTGGAGAAAGAGATAAATGGTGGGGGCTGTTGGTTGATGGATATGAGCTGGAGCCTAACTATAACTGTAACTACAATTTCCCTTATTATAAAGACCTTTTTGAAGCCTATGGCTTTCAATTATATTTTAATCAATACACTTTTGGGCGTAAAGTAAGAGATCCGTTTTCTCCTAAGCTTATGGAGAAAGGGAAGAAAATGCTTAATGCTCCCGGCTATTCTTTCAGGCATATGGACATGCGCAAGATGGAAAAGTATACCGAAGATTTCAGAACGGTATATAATAAAGCCTGGGCGCGCCATAAAGGAGTGGCTCAAATGTCTTCATTACAGGCTAAGACCATTATGAAGCAGATGAAGCCAATCATGGATGAAAAAATTGTGTGGTTTGGCTATTATGAAGATGAGCCGGTGGCGTTTTATATTAACCTGCCAGAGGTAAACCAGATCTTTAAGCATGTAAATGGTAAGCTTGACCTGATTGGGAAACTTAAGTTTTTATATCATAAGTGGACTAAAAGCTGCAATAAAATGCTCGGCTTGGTGTTCGGGATTACTCCTGAGCATCAGGGTAAAGGTTTAGAAGGAGCATTGGTTTTGGCCACTGCTGAGATGGTTCAGGATAAATACCATCGTTACCCTTACCTGGAAATGAATTGGATAGGAGATTTTAACCCTAAAATGATCAGGGTGGTGGAACAAGTGGGTGGAGAAATCGTTAAGACCCATGTTACCTATCGCAAATTATTTGATGAGAGTAAACCATTTAAACGCTGCCCTATTCAATAAAGCCCATTTTACAATATGGGCAAGCTAAGTTATAAAACCAGGTTCCTGATAAAGAATCTGGTGAGAGGGCTGTTTGTTTTGAGCCTGATCATAGTGGCTTATATAGTTCTTCAGAAGCATACTAACTTTGAAGAATTTCTAGACTATATAGGTCAATGGCCTTTTATGGTTTATACGGTCTATACCATTTCTGAAGTGGTTTTTGGCATCATTCCGCCAGAGCTATTCATGATATGGTCTATTAACAGTGGCTTGTTTGATTCTTATGTATTAGATGTCGCTTTTCTTGCAGCCATATCATATGGAGCCGGAGTGTTAGGGTATTTCGTAGGCAGACGGTTTAAAGGAACTGAGCTTTTTGATCGTTTTTTGGCGAAATATGTCAATCAATATCATAACCTTTTCAGAAGATTTGGCGGCTTTTTAATTTTTGTAGGAGCCATTACCCCTATACCCTTTTCAGCAGTATGCATGCTGGTAGGCATGACTCGATTTAAATTTGGTCGGTTTCTGCTTATAGCCACCACGCGCTTTCTTAGGTTCGCCGTTTATTCCTATATCATCTATCAGGCACAGATATAGCGGGTCATTTGTTTATTGTATTTGATTAAGATGGAGTCCGATATTGCACTGGCTTATGACAGCTTATTGACTATATAATATTGTTGACTTAGCATTTAATCCTTTCATGGCCTAGATAAAGTTGATTGGCTAAATTGAGAACATCCTTCATGTATCTATTGCTCTTTTACCCATACTTAACCAGGCAGAGGTTTTAAAATAATTGTCATGGGGCAAAGGGACTGCTGGGGAAGTCACTTAATAGATTTACTAAATACTATTCATTATCAATAGGTATATAATATGGTTTTAAATAGGAGCCTTCATGAGAGCTCAAAAAATCATTTACTTTATGCTCATACTCCTTAAATTCAATTAAATAATTCTTTAAGTAAGCTGCCAATTCATTACTACAGTATACCTTGGAGTAATTTAAATTATCAACATATTTGTCAGAATCCATGCTTATTTCTGATTTTGCTTCATATGAAGAAATACAATTATTCTTATAAAAATATGATCTTTTTGATTCAAGTTTTCGAGTGGAATCATTGTTGGATACAACGGTTTGAATTATGCCACCCATTTCGGTTAGGTATATGCCAGTGATTTCGGTTCAAACCGTGCCAGTGTATCTATTTGATTACGGTTCGATTTGTGCCACCATATTATAATAATTGATACCTATTACGGTTCGATTTATGCCACTTTAAGAGTTCATTGATTGTTAATATCGCCCCAAAAAAAGGATGGCGAATAAACTTGACATAATGGACTTAAAACAAATTATCAATCTTCATTTGAGAGGGCTGAGCAATCGGCAAAT includes the following:
- a CDS encoding GNAT family N-acetyltransferase, whose protein sequence is MKMLEVNSKELAKEFIKFPVRLYKNHPTWIRPLDKDIDAVFDTKQNKAFRSGECIRWILKNDGGETIGRIAAFINKKTVNKGNDQPTGGLGFFECINDKEAAFKLFDTGKEWLEAKGMEAMDGPINFGERDKWWGLLVDGYELEPNYNCNYNFPYYKDLFEAYGFQLYFNQYTFGRKVRDPFSPKLMEKGKKMLNAPGYSFRHMDMRKMEKYTEDFRTVYNKAWARHKGVAQMSSLQAKTIMKQMKPIMDEKIVWFGYYEDEPVAFYINLPEVNQIFKHVNGKLDLIGKLKFLYHKWTKSCNKMLGLVFGITPEHQGKGLEGALVLATAEMVQDKYHRYPYLEMNWIGDFNPKMIRVVEQVGGEIVKTHVTYRKLFDESKPFKRCPIQ
- a CDS encoding YqaA family protein, producing MGKLSYKTRFLIKNLVRGLFVLSLIIVAYIVLQKHTNFEEFLDYIGQWPFMVYTVYTISEVVFGIIPPELFMIWSINSGLFDSYVLDVAFLAAISYGAGVLGYFVGRRFKGTELFDRFLAKYVNQYHNLFRRFGGFLIFVGAITPIPFSAVCMLVGMTRFKFGRFLLIATTRFLRFAVYSYIIYQAQI